The nucleotide sequence TCTCGGGTCCGGTCGAGCCGCGCACCCATCTCGCGGACTTCCTGCGCGAAAGCCGCGACCTCACCGGTACGCATCTCGGATGCGAGCACGGCGTCTGCGGCGCATGCACGATTCTGGTCGATGGCGTGCCGGTTCGCTCGTGCATTACCTTTGCTGTCGCGTGCGACGGCGCCGATGTCGTCACCATTGAGGGCCTCGATGACGATGACATCACGCGCGAGCTGCGTGAGGCGTTCAAGCGCGAACACGCGTTGCAATGCGGCTACTGCACACCCGGCATGCTGGTCTCGGCGCGCGATCTGGTTGCGCGAAGCCCTTCGCCGGATGAACAAGCCATTCGTGTCGCGATGAGTGGCAATCTTTGCCGCTGCACCGGTTACGTCGGCATCATTCGCGCCATCAAGAGCGTGATCACAGCGCGACTCGCGCGTGAGATCGCGCCGATTGTTGGGGGCGGGCGTTCCGCAGTAGGTCCTGCTGGCTCCGGTCATGCCAGTGTTATGGTTGCGGGCGCTGCGCCCGCTCGCGCTGCATCGTCAGCGCCACAGATGGTGTCTGCGGCTTCGAAAGCGCTGATCGACCGCGACTGGACGCCGCAAAACTCATTCGACCAGAATTTCATTGTCCACTATCCGCGCGAGCAGGTGTGGGAGATGTTCGGCCGCGTGCAGGACGTTGCGTCGTGTTTGCCGGGCGCCAGCCTGATCGGTGAGCCAAAAGCCGATCATGTCAACGGGCAGATTCGCGTCAAGGTGGGGCCGATCTCAGCCGAGTTCCGAGGCCAGGCCGAGATCGAACGCGACGAAGGTTCCTATTCCGGGAAAATTATTGGCGCGGGAAGTGACGCCCGCAGCAGCTCCTCGACGCGCGGAATGATAACCTACCGTCTAGTGCCGACGAGTGACGGTCGGTCCACTGAAGTGGCGGTGAACGTAGGCTACACGCTGACCGGAATGCTGGCGCAGTTCGGCCGCGCAGGCATCGTCCAGGATGTAGCTGCGCGTCTGACCGCGGCTTTCGTGAAAAACCTCGAAGCTCGGCTGGGAGGCAAGACAGCAGCAGATTTGCCCGCGGCCGATGCCGGGCTCGACGCAGGATCGCTAGTGTTCTCTGTGATCGCCGGCCGGCTCAAGGGCTTGTTCCGGCGGCTTTTTGGATCCCGGTAAGGCGGCGGTGCCCGATCAAAGGTATTGTCTTCCTAATAATAGTACCTTAGGCTTGCGGAGCCTGAAAACTACGCTTCCGCCATTCGTGCTAAATTCGGAGTGAGTAATGACCATCAAGATCAATCTCAATGCTGACATGGCGGAAGGCTTCGGCGCTTACGATATCGGCGATGATAACGGCATTCTGAAGATTATCGGATCGGCAAACATCGCCTGCGGTTTTCACGCCGGCGATCCGCTGACGATGCGTCGCGTTGTCGAGAACGCCAGGCGTGAGGGCGTTACCATTGGTGTTCATCCGGGCTTTAACGATCTTTGGGGTTTCGGCCGTCGTCGCATCGACATGCGTCCAGAGGATCTGGAGTACATGGTCGCCTATCAGATCGGGGCGTTGCAGGCGATGGCGTCGTATTCCAGCGTAAAGGTCACGCATCTCAAGCCGCACGGCGCGTTGAACAACATGGCCGCGGAAAACAAGGAATACGCGATGGCGATCGGCCGAGCGATCAAGGCCGTCGATCCGAGTATCATCTACCTCGCGCTATCCGGCTCCGAAATGGAAAAGGCTGGACGCAGTCTCGGTCTCAGGGTCGCGCTCGAAGGTTTCTGCGACCGTCAGTACGAGGACGACGGCAACCTGACGTCGCGCAAGATTCCGGGTTCGGTCTTCAAGGATCCGGCAGTTGCGACCAAGCAGGTCGTCGACATGGTGGTCCACAATTTCATCACCACTCGTAGCGGCAAGCAGATTCCCTGCAAGGTACACTCGCTCTGCGTTCACGGCGACGAGCCGACCGCGGTGGCGCTTGCCAGGCAGGTGCGTGAGGGGCTGGAGAAGGCTGGGGTCAAGATGGTGACGTTGCCCGAAATGCCAATCGACTGAACATTCGTCGCTGACATTTGCATCTGAAGGAAGGCCTGTTACATGAGCGAAAAGCCAACCATTGCTATTCTCGGAGGCACCGGCGATCTCGGCTCTGGCCTCGCAAAGCGGTGGCTCGCTGCGGGTTATTCCGTCGTTGTCGGCTCGCGCTCGGCCGAGAAAGCCCAGGCTTTCGCGAAGGAACTTGGTGGCGCTGCGCGCGGTGACGATAATGTCGGAGCGGCGAAATCCGCCGATATCGTTGTGCTTGCGGTGCCGTTTGGCAGTCACGAGGCGACATTGTGCGAAGTGAAAGACGCGGTACAGGGCAAGATTGTCGTCGATGCCGCCGTGCCGCTTGTGCCGCCAAAAGTATCCGTGGTGCAACTTCCACCCGAGGGGTCGGCGGCGCAGATTGCGCAGACATTGCTCGGTGAGGGCGTCAAGGTGGTGTCTGCATTTCATAATGTCGGCGCCACCAAGCTTCACGCAGGTGGCCGTGCCGATTGCGACGTGCTGGTGTTCGGCAACGACAAGGAATCCCGTGATATCGTGATCGGATTGGCCAATGAAGTGGCCACCTGCGGTATCGATGGCGGGGTTCTCGCCAATTCTGCTGCGGCCGAAGCGCTGACGTCAGTTCTGATCGGAATCAATCGTCGCTACAAGGTTCCAGGCGCGGGCATCCGCATCACCGGGCTTCCAACGCCCGTTCCGCAATGATTGCAGTTGATGGCGAAGAGCGTCACATATCATGCTGTGCCCGGTATCCCGCTCATCGCTCCGGGCGATGATCTTGCTGCGCTCGTTGTTGAGTCCCTAAACACGGCGCAACTTCCGCTGATATCCGGCGACATCGTCGTTGTCGCCCAGAAGATCGTGTCGAAGGCTGAGAACCGCTACGTCGCATTGAAGGACGTGGTTCCGTCGGAGAAAGCACGAACGCTTGCCGGCCAGATCGGCAAGGACCCACGTTATATCGAAGTGGTTCTGTCAGAATCCGAAGAGGTCGTGCGCCATCGTCCCAACATCATGATCGTCGCGCATCGGCTTGGATTCGTGATGGCCAATGCCGGCATTGACCAATCGAACATCGAGCACGTTAACGGCGAAGAGCGCGTGCTGTTGCTGCCGCGCAATCCCGACGCGGCCGCGACTGAGCTGAAAACGCGGTTTGATACAGCATTCGGCGTCAATGTCGGAGTCGTCATCAACGACAGCTTCGGGCGTCCCTGGCGGAATGGCGTCGTTGGCGTTGCTCTTGGTGCCGCGGGTTTGCCGTCGCTGCTCGACATGATTGGTGCGCCGGACATGTTCGGCCGGCCGATGCAGATGACGGAAATCGCGGTGGCCGATGAAATCGCGGCCGGTGCCTCGCTGCTGATGGGGCAGGCGGCGGAGGGGTTGCCGGTGGTAGTCGTTCGCGGGCTGGCATTCGACGCTGCCTCACGCCCTGCTTCGGCGCTGGTGCGCCCGCGTGAACGGGACATGTTCCGATGAATGTTCAATCGACATTACCTCTGCGCGGACGGCCCGTGGTTGCGCTGTGCGGTGGCGTCGGAGGTGCCAAGCTGGCACTGGGATTGGAACGCCTGATCGGCGCTGATCTGACCGTGATCGTTAACACCGGTGACGATTTCGAGCATCTCGGCCTGCATGTTTCGCCGGACATCGACACTGTTCTTTATACACTCGGGGGGCTCAGCGACGTCGAGCGCGGCTGGGGCAGGGCGGACGAGACTTGGAATTTCATGGAGTCGCTGGGCGGCCTCGGCGGCGAGACATGGTTTCGACTCGGCGACCGCGATCTCGCCATGCACGTCGAACGTACGCGCGCGCTGCGAGCAGGGGTATCTCTCACGGATTTCACAACGGCGGTCGCGCGCCAGCTGGGGATTGCGGCAAGCATCCTCCCAATGTCGGACGATCGCGTCGAGACCATGGTGATTACGGCTGATGGGCCTCTGCCGTTCCAGCGCTATTTCGTCGGGCTGCAATGCGCGCCGGTGGTAAAGCGACTTGAATTCAGGAATGCAGAACGGGCCGCGGCTTCTAGTCAGGTTCTGGCGGCGCTCGGAAATCCAAACCTCGCCGCCGTCATTATTTGTCCGTCGAATCCGTATCTCAGCGTCGATCCCATTCTGGCAGTTTCAGGTATTCGCAAGGCTCTCGATCATGTGACCGCGCCGATTGTCGCGATCTCTCCCTTGATCGGCGGGCAGGCAGTGAAGGGCCCGACGGCAAAGATCATGGCGGAACTCGGCGTGCCGGCGGATTCCGTCGCGATCGCCCGGCACTATCGTTTCATCGATGGGTTGATCATTGACGAGACCGATCGTGGCGATGCCGGCAAGATTGATATGCCCGTGTACGTGAAATCCACATGGATGCGGAGTTTAGAGGATCGTGATCGGCTGGCGGCCGATTGCCTGGATTTCGCTGTGCGGCTGGCGGACGCTGAGAGAAGGAAAGTGACGTGATGGAAACGTTCGCTGACAACCCTTCAAACATCTGGGCCATTGTTCCCGTCAAACGGCTGAGCCACGCCAAACAGCGGCTTGCGCCGGTTTTGTCGCGAAATGAGCGGGTCAAACTTGCACGTACCATGTTGCATGAAGTTTTGACGACGCTGTGCGCCTCCGACCTTGCTGGCATCATGGTCGTCACCAGCGATCCGATGGTGGCAAAGCTTGCCACGCTGTTTGATGCACGGGTAATCCACGATGGCATGGAAGCTGGCGTTAACGCGGCGGTTCAGCAAGGCCTGGGGGCGCTCGATGCGACGGCGGGGGCGCTGATTATTCCGGCCGATGTGCCGTTCGCGACCGCAAGCGATCTGCGGGCGATCATCGATGAACTTCAGCATCATCCGGTGGTGCTGGCGCCAGCCTTGTCCGATGGCGGTACCAACGCTCTCGCTATGCGCGCGCCGGATATGATCGTGCCCAAGTTCGGTGAAGACAGCTATTTGCGCCACCAGATGCAGTCTCGGGTGAAGGGCCTTCCGTGCGGCGTCGTCAGCTCAGACGGCATCGGACGGGATATCGATCGCCCGCAAGACCTGGTCGCGCCGATGGTGACCAGGAAGTATTCGCTGACTGCGGCGCTACTCGTGGAATTGAATATTTCAATCCGCTTGGGTGTCGGTGCGCTGCCGCTCTGTGTGAGGCATATGTGATGACGGTCGTTTCTTTGCTGCGGGAATTTCCGCTGGACCGCCGCCTTACCCGCGAGGAGGCCTCTGATCTCGTTCACACCGGCGATCTGGATCAGCTTCTTGCCACCGCTGCTGCGCGGCGTGACGCCGCTCACGGACAAAAGGTGTCGTATTCGCGCAAGGTTTTCATTCCGCTGACCCAGCTTTGCCGGGACGTTTGCCACTACTGCACGTTCGCGCATGCGCCGCGTAATGGTGAAAAGCCTTACCTTTCGATCGAGCAGATGGTTACCATTGCGCAGGCAGGCAAGAAGGCGGGATGCAAGGAAGCGTTGTTTACACTGGGGGATAAACCTGAGTTGCGCTACCGCGTCGCCCGCGAAGAACTCGACAGGCTAGGCCATCCTACCACGCTGTCGTATGTCGCGGAAGCTGCGGCTGCTGTGTTTCGCGAAACAGGCCTGCTTCCGCATATCAATCCCGGCCTGATGAGCGGAGAAGACATCGACGCCCTGCGGAAGGTTTCAGTCTCTCAGGGCATTATGCTGGAGAGCATATCGGATCGCCTCGGCGAAAAAGGTGGTGCCCATCATGGTTCGCCGGACAAGGTGCCGGCCGCGCGCCTCGAAACGATGCGATTGGCCGGTGAACGGAGCGTGCCGTTCACGTCCGGTATTCTCATCGGTATTGGCGAGACGCGACAGGAGCGTATCGACTCGTTGCTTGCACTGCGTGATCTCAACGACCAGTACGGGCACATTCAGGAAATCATCGTCCAGAACTTCCGTCCAAAGGCTGGCACGCGCATGGCGAATGCTGAGTCACCGGATGTTGAAGACCACCTCTGGACGATTGCGATCGCGCGGTTGATTTTCGATCCTGAGATGAACATTCAGGCGCCACCCAACTTGAGCCCGGGCGCGCTGGGCCGACTCGTGGCTGCGGGTATCAATGACTGGGGTGGCGTGTCGCCGGTGACGCCGGATCATGTCAATCCTGAAGCGCCGTGGCCTCATCTGCGTGTTCTCGAAGCGGCGACCAAGGCTACGGGCAAGGATCTCGTCGAGCGTCTTGCGATCTATCCGGCGTTTGCGCGCGACACCAGCCGTTGGGTTGATGAGAGCCTGCGAACATCGATTCTCAATCACATCGATGGTGACGGTGCTCCTCGCGTGGACGATTGGTGTCCCGGGCATGTTGGTCAACTGCCGACGAGCGAACTTGGATGGATTCAAAGAGCGTCATCAGTCAAGCCGTCCGCGAACCTTGCTCAGGTGCTGGCGAAAGCGCAGCGAGGCGACGCGCTCGGTGAAGCGGAGATTGTTGATCTGTTCCGCGCCCGTGGTGATGACTTTGCAGCTATATGCCGCGCAGCCGATGAATTGCGTCGTGAGAAGAACGGCGACACGGTGAGCTACGTCGTAACGCGGAACATCAACTATACCAACATCTGCTCGTTCAAGTGTCAGTTTTGTGCCTTCTCGAAAGGCAAGATGAGCGAGAACCTGCGTGGACGGCCTTACGATCTCGAGATGAGTGAAGTCGCGGGGCGTGTGGTCGAAGCGTGGGAACGCGGCGCGTCCGAAGTCTGTATGCAAGGCGGTATTCATCCATCCTATACCGGACAGAAGTATCTCGATATCTGCCGGACGGTGAAAGAGGCTGTGCCGCAGATGCACATGCACGCGTTCTCGCCGTTAGAGATTCATCAGGGCGCCCAGACGTTGGGAATTCCGGTGATCGAATTTCTTCGCGAGTTGAAGGCGGCGGGCCTCGGTACGCTGCCGGGCACTGCGGCTGAGATTCTCGACGACGAGGTCCGCGCGATATTGTGTGCTGACAAGATCAACACGCAGCAGTGGCTCGATGTGATGCGCGCTGCGCATACAGTAGGCTTCCGCTCGACCGCGACCATCATGTTCGGCCACATCGAAGGTTATCGGCATTGGGCACGTCATTTGCTGCGTATCCGCAATCTGCAAGCAGATACCGGCGGCTTTACGGAGTTTGTGCCGCTTCCGTTCGTTCACATGGAAGCACCGATCTATCTCAAGGGGCGTGCGCGGCCGGGTCCCACGTTCCGCGAAGCGATTCTGATGCATGCGGTCGCGCGGCTGGTTCTCAATCCGCATGTTCTCAACATCCAGGCGTCCTGGGTGAAGCTCGGTGCTGAGGGCGTCCGTCAGTGTCTGGCTGCCGGTGTCAACGATCTTGGTGGCACCTTGATGGACGAGAGCATTTCGCGTTCGGCTGGTGCATCCCACGGTCAGGAAATGACACCGCAAGATATGGAGGCGATCATTCTGTCGGCCGGGCGCATTCCAAGGCAGCGGACGACATTTTATCGCAATGCAGAAGAGGACGTTCGGTTGCGTTCGTTTGACGCGGCTGCTGCTCGAATGGCGGGCAATAGTGATAAAAACGCGCATGCCGCAAGTATTTCGTAGGACCCGTCGCGCCGGTCTAGACATCCTATTTTACTAACGTTAGTATCATTCAAATCGGTGTGAGCCTGAAAGAGTTTGGCGATGTCTTCGGTCATCAATCCCGAAATAGTCGATAGCAAACAGCGCGCGCGAGCCATCGCGCGGGTCCGCGAGCGCGGCGTGGTGATGCCGACGTTCTCTCAGCTTGCCAATCCGTCCAGCATTCCTGCCGCTGCGTCGAAGGCGCTGGCGGATGTCGCGCCAGATGAGCCGCATGCAGGAAATCTTTGGCGTGTCCATTGGTACAATGGAGCCGATCGCGCCAGCCGGATCGATGTGCCGGGCTATCTCGTGCTCCCGGAATCGCTCACGGGTGTAAAAGCGCCGATTGTTGTGCTGCTTGGCCGGCGTTTTCCGATGATCGGCGCCCACAAGGTGTTGCCTGCCTATTCGGCTCTGGCGACGCAGCTTGTGACGGGGCGCTTCGATCCTGAGCATCAGAAGGCGATCTGGCCGTCGACCGGAAACTATTGTCGCGGGGGCGTGTCGGTGTCGCGCGTCCTTGGGTGCCGCGGCGTTGCCGTGCTTCCCGAGGGCATGAGCCGCGAGCGTTTCGAGTGGCTTGAAAAATGGGTTGCGCATCCGGACGATATCGTGCGGACGCCGGGCACCGAGAGCAACGTCAAGGAAATCTACGACAAGTGCGCG is from Afipia massiliensis and encodes:
- the cofE gene encoding coenzyme F420-0:L-glutamate ligase, whose translation is MAKSVTYHAVPGIPLIAPGDDLAALVVESLNTAQLPLISGDIVVVAQKIVSKAENRYVALKDVVPSEKARTLAGQIGKDPRYIEVVLSESEEVVRHRPNIMIVAHRLGFVMANAGIDQSNIEHVNGEERVLLLPRNPDAAATELKTRFDTAFGVNVGVVINDSFGRPWRNGVVGVALGAAGLPSLLDMIGAPDMFGRPMQMTEIAVADEIAAGASLLMGQAAEGLPVVVVRGLAFDAASRPASALVRPRERDMFR
- the cofC gene encoding 2-phospho-L-lactate guanylyltransferase, giving the protein METFADNPSNIWAIVPVKRLSHAKQRLAPVLSRNERVKLARTMLHEVLTTLCASDLAGIMVVTSDPMVAKLATLFDARVIHDGMEAGVNAAVQQGLGALDATAGALIIPADVPFATASDLRAIIDELQHHPVVLAPALSDGGTNALAMRAPDMIVPKFGEDSYLRHQMQSRVKGLPCGVVSSDGIGRDIDRPQDLVAPMVTRKYSLTAALLVELNISIRLGVGALPLCVRHM
- the cofD gene encoding 2-phospho-L-lactate transferase; protein product: MNVQSTLPLRGRPVVALCGGVGGAKLALGLERLIGADLTVIVNTGDDFEHLGLHVSPDIDTVLYTLGGLSDVERGWGRADETWNFMESLGGLGGETWFRLGDRDLAMHVERTRALRAGVSLTDFTTAVARQLGIAASILPMSDDRVETMVITADGPLPFQRYFVGLQCAPVVKRLEFRNAERAAASSQVLAALGNPNLAAVIICPSNPYLSVDPILAVSGIRKALDHVTAPIVAISPLIGGQAVKGPTAKIMAELGVPADSVAIARHYRFIDGLIIDETDRGDAGKIDMPVYVKSTWMRSLEDRDRLAADCLDFAVRLADAERRKVT
- a CDS encoding LamB/YcsF family protein; translated protein: MTIKINLNADMAEGFGAYDIGDDNGILKIIGSANIACGFHAGDPLTMRRVVENARREGVTIGVHPGFNDLWGFGRRRIDMRPEDLEYMVAYQIGALQAMASYSSVKVTHLKPHGALNNMAAENKEYAMAIGRAIKAVDPSIIYLALSGSEMEKAGRSLGLRVALEGFCDRQYEDDGNLTSRKIPGSVFKDPAVATKQVVDMVVHNFITTRSGKQIPCKVHSLCVHGDEPTAVALARQVREGLEKAGVKMVTLPEMPID
- a CDS encoding xanthine dehydrogenase family Fe-S subunit, whose protein sequence is MNQISLNVNGKPVSGPVEPRTHLADFLRESRDLTGTHLGCEHGVCGACTILVDGVPVRSCITFAVACDGADVVTIEGLDDDDITRELREAFKREHALQCGYCTPGMLVSARDLVARSPSPDEQAIRVAMSGNLCRCTGYVGIIRAIKSVITARLAREIAPIVGGGRSAVGPAGSGHASVMVAGAAPARAASSAPQMVSAASKALIDRDWTPQNSFDQNFIVHYPREQVWEMFGRVQDVASCLPGASLIGEPKADHVNGQIRVKVGPISAEFRGQAEIERDEGSYSGKIIGAGSDARSSSSTRGMITYRLVPTSDGRSTEVAVNVGYTLTGMLAQFGRAGIVQDVAARLTAAFVKNLEARLGGKTAADLPAADAGLDAGSLVFSVIAGRLKGLFRRLFGSR
- the cofH gene encoding 5-amino-6-(D-ribitylamino)uracil--L-tyrosine 4-hydroxyphenyl transferase CofH, whose amino-acid sequence is MTVVSLLREFPLDRRLTREEASDLVHTGDLDQLLATAAARRDAAHGQKVSYSRKVFIPLTQLCRDVCHYCTFAHAPRNGEKPYLSIEQMVTIAQAGKKAGCKEALFTLGDKPELRYRVAREELDRLGHPTTLSYVAEAAAAVFRETGLLPHINPGLMSGEDIDALRKVSVSQGIMLESISDRLGEKGGAHHGSPDKVPAARLETMRLAGERSVPFTSGILIGIGETRQERIDSLLALRDLNDQYGHIQEIIVQNFRPKAGTRMANAESPDVEDHLWTIAIARLIFDPEMNIQAPPNLSPGALGRLVAAGINDWGGVSPVTPDHVNPEAPWPHLRVLEAATKATGKDLVERLAIYPAFARDTSRWVDESLRTSILNHIDGDGAPRVDDWCPGHVGQLPTSELGWIQRASSVKPSANLAQVLAKAQRGDALGEAEIVDLFRARGDDFAAICRAADELRREKNGDTVSYVVTRNINYTNICSFKCQFCAFSKGKMSENLRGRPYDLEMSEVAGRVVEAWERGASEVCMQGGIHPSYTGQKYLDICRTVKEAVPQMHMHAFSPLEIHQGAQTLGIPVIEFLRELKAAGLGTLPGTAAEILDDEVRAILCADKINTQQWLDVMRAAHTVGFRSTATIMFGHIEGYRHWARHLLRIRNLQADTGGFTEFVPLPFVHMEAPIYLKGRARPGPTFREAILMHAVARLVLNPHVLNIQASWVKLGAEGVRQCLAAGVNDLGGTLMDESISRSAGASHGQEMTPQDMEAIILSAGRIPRQRTTFYRNAEEDVRLRSFDAAAARMAGNSDKNAHAASIS
- the npdG gene encoding NADPH-dependent F420 reductase, producing MSEKPTIAILGGTGDLGSGLAKRWLAAGYSVVVGSRSAEKAQAFAKELGGAARGDDNVGAAKSADIVVLAVPFGSHEATLCEVKDAVQGKIVVDAAVPLVPPKVSVVQLPPEGSAAQIAQTLLGEGVKVVSAFHNVGATKLHAGGRADCDVLVFGNDKESRDIVIGLANEVATCGIDGGVLANSAAAEALTSVLIGINRRYKVPGAGIRITGLPTPVPQ